Below is a genomic region from Rosa chinensis cultivar Old Blush chromosome 5, RchiOBHm-V2, whole genome shotgun sequence.
TGATCAATGAACATAACACCAGCATGAACATTAAGATTTCTTACGACACATGCAAAGCAGCTCCATGACGAGAAAAAATTGAAGCAACAGGATCATAACCATCCCTAAGAGCAGTGTTGTAGTATCCAGCTGTGAGTTCAGCAGGGTGTGCTACTGTCTGGTACCACCAATATATTCCACCAATTTTAGCCACTAACAGAATAGAAGTTTGCTTGTCTTCTTGATACTTCTTCAAAATTTTGGCTGCCTTTGCAAGAATAGCATCTGCATGACCAAGCAAACTACCACTATACCATTCCTACAACGAGTTAAGCAACTGTTAGATCTCATAAACTCCACTATATTATTCAATCAGTTAGATTTCATTTGGTAATTTAACGTACccttacatttttattttaggtgTATGAAAAAATGATGTGTATTTAGTATTTTGCAAcgtgtgaataaaatttttcATTGTGATTATTGCATTTGTACCAAACATCGTTGATGATTTCAAAGCCAAACACAATTTCATTATCTTCTATTTTGAAAACATGGAGAATAAGATCTTTGAAAAAAAACAGCAAAACTGAAAGATGCGGAGGATCGCTGTGGTAGCGTCCCTTGCTTGGCTAGATTGGGGTTTGGATGGATTGGGCTTGCCTGGTTTGAGTCCTTATTGTTGTGTTTGTGTACGTTGCAGTCTGGGTTTGCTTTCTGTTGCTttgttctttcttgtttctatTTGTTTGTTGTTCCAACCCAGTTTCTGGGTTATGTaacctttttctttattttaaattttaatgttGGGAGAATTCcataaatggtcactcaactgtGACTCATTCGACCCTatggtcactcaagtttcaaatatatcactttggtcactcaactattacactgtcaatcactttagttaCCCAAGGagtatttttttctcactttaatcacttctcccaatcattctaatacatatttatcaaattttcacaattggttggatgaaaatatcattaatattgtggcaaataattttttttaatgaaaaaaattaacaaagtgattaaagtgattgacagtgtaatagttgagtgaccaaactgatatatttgaaacttcagtgaccaaagtgtcaaatgagtcatagtttttttttttttttttttttttttttttgagaaataagAATTGCATTAAAAGCAATCTAGATAGTTACATCATAAATAAGTACACGGGAGAGCCATTGTGGCTCTTCCTCAACCCAAACTTGAAATGCAGGAAACAAAAGCGCATTTTTAGCTAAACTATGCGCTGCCTGATTACATCTCCTAGGGCTATATGTACAAATAACTGAAGAGAAGAAATGGAAGAGATTTCGCACTTCGTCAACCAAATATCCTTCAACAGACCAAACAGAATCTGTTGTGTTCAAATCATTAATCACTCCCAAAACATCAATTTCCAGAATTATTTGTGTCGATTGAAAACCTGCTTGGATAATAGTTTGCAAGCCCAAGACTGCTGCATATAGTTCTGTAGCTTTGACAGAAAAACCACCCCTTAATCCTTTTGACACCGCTATCATTAAATCACCATTTTCATTATGGAGGACTGCACCCAATCCCCTTAAGCCAAGTACTTCGTCTACAGCACCATCCACATTCAGtttcagaaaaggaaaagaaggtcGAGTCCATCTAACCTTAGCAGTAGTTCTATTAGCAGGGTAGCAAGCATTGAGATGCTGCTCCAAAAATTGTTGCTGCAATTGTAGAGCTTGAGCATACAGAAAGTGAGGATTGACCAGTTTGTAGTTGAAAATCACATCATTTCGAGCCTTCCAAACCCTTCTACATAATAGCACCACTAAATCCAATTCATGCAAAGTAAGAACTGATGTTGCATATCGAAACAGGTCTGTGAAGGTCCCAAAATGTCCACTACCCACTGCACCCTTGAAAGGAGTAGTCTTCCAAACCTCCTTAGCCTTTGGACAAGACCAAAGGGCATGTAGAATAGTCTCCTCCTCTCCCTGGCACATAGAACAAACTGAAGAAGCAAGAAGATGTCGATGATGGAGTGAAAATGCTGTTGGCAAGATTTCATGAAGCACTCTCCAAATAAATACTCCTGCTCTTTCAGGGATTTTTAATTTCCACACTACCTGCCAAACCAAATCAACATGACTAGAAGAGCTTCCCTCCTGACCATCACCTCTAAGCCTCAAATTCTGAGCAAGCTGGTAACCACTCTTCACCGTATAAACTCCCTCTTTTGTATAGTGCCAAATCAGTTTATTTGAGCAAGGAGTAGTAGGCAATGGAATGGAATAGATAGCTGCCACCTCCAACTCCCAAAAAGATTCTGAAAGTAGTCTAAAGTGCCAAGAACCATTTGAAATCAAAGAAGAGACAGGATGATTGAAGGGCAGATTTGGAAGAGACATGATCTTGAAAGAGTATGGGATTGGCACCCAGGCATCATGGTAGATCAGAATAGAGTTACCATCACCAACCCTCCACCTTAAACCAGAAAGCAGCAATTGTCTCCCCCATAGTAGTGATCTCCAAATTAAAGATCAAGATCGCCCAACCCTTGCCTCTAAAAAAGAAGATTGAGGATAATATCTGCACTTGTAGATTtaagtaggcctcatcaaaaagcccgcggatcaagtgggccgatggaggcccgccggcccggagggcttttagcccggcccggcccgtcaaaaaaccagcaaaagcccgccttggtgggccgagggccggcccgcctaaagcccgcaaaaacccggcccggcccgtaggcccggcccgccaaaggcccgctaggcccggcccgtaaaagcccgtaaaatattatatatatatatatatttgtagttatgtgtgtgtgtgtttataaatatatatacacacacacacatagatatatatatttgtgtgtgtttatatatatatatatgtgtgtgtgtgtgtgtgtgtgtgtgtgtgtgtgtgtgtttatatatatgtatatatatttatatatgtgtgtgtgtttatatatataatatatatatagagatatatatatgtgtgtgtgtgtgtgtttatatatatgtatatatatatatttatatatgtgtgtgtgtttatatatatgtatatatatatatatatatttatatatgtgtgtgtgtttatatatataatatatatatagagatatatatatatatatatatgtgtgtgtgtgtgtgtgtgtgtgtgtgtttatatagaggatatatatatagatatatatatatatatatgtgtgtgtgtgtgtgtttgtttatatatataatatatatagagatatatatatgtgtgtgtgtgtgtttatatatatgtatatatatttatatatgtgtgtgtttatatatataatataataatatatatagatatatatatatatatatatatatatatatgtgtgtgtgtgtgtgtgtgtgtgtggaagttcttatacttctattattctatatagaatatgtgcatatatatatattctacatatcggtaatcggttgaccaattagatcgggttcaaaactatggtgaaattgactaaatttttaaccacacgcataatttattgtaataaactcatccaacggtcggtttttccattttctttgaattgataggggttgctctttggagtgtatgatatataaatataggtttataagagtaactacgtttgacctagttgatcgaattcgaaacaataacgaaattggctagattttctacaatcaccataaaacattacaatctctccatcgagcggttggtttctccgaattcattttctacttcatggttgctttagaatgaacctaaacaatttaaatgcaatgtataagtcatacaactaaaggaataaaattggtatacaccaatgtgtttgtaattaaaattaattttttttttatcttatgtccacgcacatccatcgatggaatatatacaaacgtgatgtgaaaaaataagcacgtttcgcggttgccacgccatcggtcaaccaataaaacatataagtgactacggttgaccaatccgatcggattcgaaaatatggtgaaattggttaaattttttaccacactcataatttattgtaataaactcatccaacggtcggttttttcattttctttgaattgataggggttgctctttgaagtgtatgatatataaatataggtttataagagtaactacgtttgacctagttgatcgaattcgaaacaataacgaaattggctagattttctacaatcaccataaaacattacaatctctccatcgagcggttggtttctccgaattcattttctacttcatggttgctttagaatgaacctaaacaatttaaatgcaatgtataagtcatacaactaaaggaataaaattggtatacaccaatgtgtttgtaattaaaattaatttttttttatcttatgtccacgcacatccatcgatggaatatatacaaatgtgatgtgaaaaaataagcacgtttcgcggttgccacgccatcggtcaaacaataaaacatataagtgactacggttgaccaatccgatcggattctaaaatatggtgaaattggctaaattttttaccatactcataatttattgtaataaacccatccaacggtcagtttttctattttctttgaattgataggggttgctctttggagtgtatgatatataaatataggtttataaaaaattagtgtctttaaaaatttatttatcaataaattagtatctatatataaatatagattttttttggtacaatatagttatatagatctattatctttggttgtatttgatcattatccattgaatttccaaagcttgattaaaaaaaaacttgtgtctttaaatatttatttataaataaagcccgcaaggcccggcccaaaaaagcccgcaaggccaagcccggcccggcccgaaaaagcccgcaaggcccgctttatatggacgggcttggatcctttgatttttaataaagcctggcccggcccggcccgcaattatttaaaaatatggcaaggcccggcccgagcccgctatgaatgggccgggccgggcccggcccggcccgttgacgacccctagatTTAAGAAACCAATAAATCCGGTGAAGAAAGCAATCTCCAACACTGCTTGGCAAGCAATGTCTGATTAAAATCCACAATGTCTCTGAATCTCAGACCTCCATTCTTCTTATTTCGACAAAGAGAACTCCACTTCAACCAGTGCATAcccttctttccttttttgcGACCCCACCAAAACCTAGCCGACAAGCCCGATAGATCATGACATAGATACATTGGCAATCTGAATACACTCATAGAGTATGATGGTATAGCTTGAACAACCGATTTCAAAAGAATCATCTTGCCTGCCTGTGACAGCTTTTTATCTTTCCAACCATTCAGATTTTCTAACTCTGATAGCTAGCTCCATCAAAATCTTCTAAAAAAGCACTAGCAGCATGGACAAGAGGAATATCATATTCAATGACTCAATCTATAAGCATGATGAATGCCATTCTCAAgtcaaaatacctgaaaaagtagtacaaaaagaaaagaatgtatTCGTcttcaaaaaaagaagagaatttACATTAATAACCAAGTCCCTCTGCTCTAGCAAAGGGTAATTAAGTCTAGGCCGCGGGGTACAGCCGTGTAGTAGAAGTTAAACGCCGTTCAAACCAAAGCATATCTTCCCCCCTTGGCCCTTGGCCCTTGGCCCTTGCGATTAAGAAAGACAGAGGTGGGAAGAGCATCCAAGACGTtggattttcaaaaaatttaaaaaaatgaatatataaACGACAAGTCCCACGCCCACCACATTTCCAAAACACACGAGACTTTCTCTCTGCAAAAACTCTCTGCGGTCAAGATCAAGGAAGCCATAGAAGATGCAGGTTTCCCAGTTGATGAATTTCCAGAACAAGACATTGCAGTATGCCGGCTCAGGATAAAAGGAATGATGTGCACCAGTTGCTCCGAGTCCGTTGAATCTGCTCTTCGAATGGTTGATGGAGTGAAAAACGCAGTTGTTGGGCTAGCCCTTGAGGAAGCAAAGGTTCACTTTGATCCAAACATCACTGACACCTGTTCGATCATGAAAGCAATAGAAGATGCTGGCTTTGGATCTGAGCTCATTAGCTCAGGGAATGATGTAAACAAAGTGCATCTAAAACTTGAAGGAGTTAATTCTCCTGAAGACATGACCATCATCCAATCCTCCCTTGAATCAGTTGAGGGTGTAAATAATGTTGAAGTGGACGTGTTAGAAAAAAAGGTCACCATCACCTACGATGCAGACCTCACTGGTCCAAGATCTCTTATACATTGTATTGAAGAAGCTGGAAGCAACCCCAAATCATACCAAGCAAGCTTGCATGTTCCTCCAAGGCGAAGAGAAGCTGAACAGCAGCTTGAGACTCAGATGTACAGGAACCAGTTTTTCTTGAGCTGTCTATTTTCAGTTCCTGTATTTTTATTCTCAATGGTGCTTCCAATGCTTTCTCCCTATGGGGACTGGTTAATGTACAAGATTCACAACATGCTCACTGTAGGAATGCTTTTAAGATGGATTCTGTGCACACCCGTGCAGTTCATTATTGGCAGGAGGTACTCCTTTAGTATATTTTTACTGTTACTTCTTCTTATTGTTATGAGTTATGCAGCAACAACTTGTGCATCAATGTTTTTGAGGACTGAATATGTGTAGCTACTGTTTCTAGACCTGAAATTCTTTGCTTTTGGATGTCATTGTCAGGTTTTATGTGGGATCATATCATGCTTTAAGACGTAGGTCAGCTAATATGGATGTTCTTGTTGCACTGGGCACCAATGTTGCTTATTTCTACTCTGTCTATATAGCAATGAAAGCATTGGCTTTGGATAATTTTGAGGGGGAAGATTTCTTTGAAACTAGTTCCATGATGATATCCTTTATACTCCTGGGGAAGTACTTAGAAGTTCTAGCTAGAGGAAAAACATCTGATGCTTTAGCAAAGCTGACAGACCTTACTCCTGAAACGGCTTATCTGCTATCACTAGATGCTGATGGCAATGCTATCTCAGAGATGGAAATTAGCACTCAACTTATTCAAAGAAATGATATACTTAAGATTGTTCCCGGGGCAAAAGTTCCTGTTGATGGGATTGTAATTAGTGGTCAAAGCCATGTGAACGAGAGTATGATCACAGGAGAGGCAAGGCCTATTTCTAAAAGATTAGGTGACAAGGTAGTATATCTTTTGATTCTTACTCTGATCTGCAGCATTGAAAGAAAAATGCTAAAGTTAACTTTTTCCCTTTCACTTAAATAGGTAATTGGTGGCACCATGAATGAGAATGGATGCTTACAGGTTAAGGCAACCCATGTTGGTTCAGAGACTGCGCTATCCCAGATAGTTCAACTTGTTGAAGCTGCACAGCTTTCCAGAGCACCTGTTCAGAAGCTAGCTGATCAGATCTCAAAGTTTTTCGTTCCAGCAGTGAGTTCATTTATTTCTACCTTAAGGATACCATGTACCAAGTAATATTACTGAATATATTAACCTTCTTTTGAataaatatatgtgtgtgtgaagTTTTTTGTGCATTTATTCTCATTATAATTTCTCCAAAGTAAAACTGAAGGAGGATAAAGTAAGGGAGGCTTGTTTATACGctttgtgtgtgtgtagttTCAATGTGTGAAGTTTTTTGTGCATTTATTCTCATTATAATTTCTCCAAAGTAAAACTGACGTAGGATAAAGTAAGGGAGGCTTGTTTATACGCTTTAGATACAACACTCTTAGACTCGTATAATACCAAAGTACTCAATAAAGTCTCATTAAAG
It encodes:
- the LOC112163697 gene encoding copper-transporting ATPase HMA4 — translated: MDKRNIIFNDSIYKHDECHSQVKIPEKVVQKEKNSHAHHISKTHETFSLQKLSAVKIKEAIEDAGFPVDEFPEQDIAVCRLRIKGMMCTSCSESVESALRMVDGVKNAVVGLALEEAKVHFDPNITDTCSIMKAIEDAGFGSELISSGNDVNKVHLKLEGVNSPEDMTIIQSSLESVEGVNNVEVDVLEKKVTITYDADLTGPRSLIHCIEEAGSNPKSYQASLHVPPRRREAEQQLETQMYRNQFFLSCLFSVPVFLFSMVLPMLSPYGDWLMYKIHNMLTVGMLLRWILCTPVQFIIGRRFYVGSYHALRRRSANMDVLVALGTNVAYFYSVYIAMKALALDNFEGEDFFETSSMMISFILLGKYLEVLARGKTSDALAKLTDLTPETAYLLSLDADGNAISEMEISTQLIQRNDILKIVPGAKVPVDGIVISGQSHVNESMITGEARPISKRLGDKVIGGTMNENGCLQVKATHVGSETALSQIVQLVEAAQLSRAPVQKLADQISKFFVPAVVIAAFLTWLGWFILGEFGLYPISWTPKGMDRFELALQFGISVLVVACPCALGLATPTAVMVATGKGATQGVLIKGGNALEKAHKVKTVVFDKTGTLTVGKPTVVSAVLFSNYSMEEFCTVATAAEANSEHPIAKSIVEHAKGFLNKFGSTEHVVEAKDFEVHTGAGVSGRVGDKMVLVGNKRLMREYNVQVGPEVEKFVSENEKLARTCVLVSIDGKVAGSFAVTDPVKPEAACVISYLHSMGISSIMVTGDNQKVGIDIDKVFAETDPMGKADRIKKLQMKGLTVTMVGDGINDSPALAAADVGMAIGAGTNVAIEAADIVLMKSNLEDVVTAIDLSRKTMSRIWLNYVWALGYNILGMPVAAGILFPFTGIRLPPWLACACMAASSVSVVCSSLLLQSYKKPLHFQNIKSA